TGTCTTTCAGCAATTTCATCTACTTCCCCGAATGACTGCCTTGGAGAATGCAGAACTTCCTTTAATCTATGCTGGTAAACGTCACCTAAAAGAGAAAGCTCTACAACAGATTGAGGCGGTTGGTCTCACACAGAGAGCATCTCACAGCCCGAATGAACTTTCCGGCGGAGAACGACAACGAGTTGCCATTGCACGTTCTTTAGTGAATGAACCATTGATTATTTTTGCCGATGAACCAACAGGCAATCTTGATACAAAGAGCGGACAAGAGATTATGTCAATTTTACAAAGATTGAATCAGCAGGGTAAAACCATTGTAATGGTTACTCATGAGAAGGAGATTGCTCAGTACGCAAAAAGAATTATTTGTATGCGCGACGGTAAAATTATTTCTGATGAAAAAATTAAAACTGAGACTGAGAAGGTTTCTTCACCCTCTGTAATCATTCCATTAGAAGACATTCTATCGGAGTCACATTCAACTGTCAGAAAGGCCGAGTTCTTAGACCATATCCGACAGGCTGTTCAGGCCATATTTTCACATAAGATGCGTTCAATCCTTTCTATTCTTGGTATTCTTATCGGTGTTGCAGCAGTAATTGCTATGCTCGCTTTAGGGCAGGGGGCAAAAGAGTCTATTTCACAAAAATTAGCTTCTTTAGGTTCAAATCTCTTAGTTATAAGCCCCGGCTCTCGACGAACACAAGGAGGAGTAGCTTTACAAGCCGGAGAGATCACAAGGTTTACGCTGAAAGATGCGGAGGCACTTACAAAGCTGCCAATGCTGGAAAAGGTTTCTCCTACGGTAAGTGGTCGTGCTCAACTCGTTTATGGCAATAAAAACTGGAATACACAGGTTTATGGCACAGGAACGGATTACGCATCCATGCGGGCGTCTATTCCCACTGTCGGCAGATTTTTTACAGAAGAAGAGTTACGGATGCGTCAGAAAGTGGTTTTGCTTGGTACTACTATAGTAAAAGAAGTTTTTGAAAATATTAATCCGGTTGGCGCAACAGTCAGAATAAACCGCATAAATTTTAAAGTAATAGGTATTCTGCCGGAGAAAGGCGCAACCGGCTGGCGTGACCAGGATGATCTGGTAGTAATTCCTGTTACTACTGCTATGTACCGGCTTCTGGGAAAGGAGTATGTAAATTCTATTGATGTGCAGGTAAAAGATATTAGTATGATGGAGGAAGCACAATCTTCAATACGCCAGCTTGTTATCAAACTTCACCGTCTTGACAAAGACGATGAAAGGTCTTTTCAGATTCATAATATGGCTGAAATTCAGGAAGTTCTAGAGAGCACAACAAGGACAATGACCTTGCTTTTGGGTTCTATCGCAGCTATAGCTCTTTTAGTCGGCGGCATAGGCATTATGAACATTATGCTTGTTTCAGTAACCGAACGTACCAGAGAAATAGGTCTTCGTAAAGCAATAGGAGCGCGCAGAAAAGACATACTGTCCCAGTTTCTTATTGAGTCCGTTGTTATGACATTTAGCGGTGGTATCATTGGTATTATATTGGGGATAGGCATAGCTTCCCTCTTGTCTTTCTTTGCAGGGTGGGCAACTAAGGTTTCCATATCATCGGTAGTTTTGGCTACGACGTTTTCTGTTGCTGTTGGAATAGGATTTGGATTTTGGCCTGCCCGCCAGGCGGCAAAACTCAATCCTATAGAAGCATTAAGATACGAATAAAAGAGTCCCCCATTGAAGGGGGATTCAGGGGGATGTAATCGAATTATTAAATAGTATGGTTGTAGAATGAGATTCGCAGTCAAAGATACCCTAACCGAAGAGGAAATCCAGTCCGGGCTTAGAACAGTTATAAAGGATGGTTTGACCTCTCAAACTATGGTCACACTCACCGGCGGCATATTTTTAGTCGCTTTTGCCTTGAAACTAGGCGCTTCCAACATGACTATTGGACTGCTGGCTGCTATACCTCCTCTAACCCAGTTGCTTCAGATTCCTTCAATTTATCTGGTGGAGAAGGTACGTAATAGACGGGCAATTACTACCTATGCCGCCGGTATAAGCAGAATGTTTTGGTTATTAATTGTTTTAATCCCTTTCCTTTTCTCAATTCAAGCAGGGTTGACCTTTCTCATTGCAGCCATATTACTGCATACAGCCTTTGCTTCTGTAGCGGGTTGCAGCTGGAATTCATGGATGCGTGACCTCTTACCTCAGGACCGATTGGGTGCCTTTTTCTCGAAACGAATGGGTCTTGCCACAGGGTTGGGTATTGTCCTCAGCTTAGCTGCAGGAATCTATATTGACTACTGGAAAAGATTATTTCCTGGTTATGAGCTGCACGGCTATTCTATTCTTTTCTTTCTGGGATTCCTTGCAGGAATGCTTGGTGTTTACTTCATATCAACCATACCTGAACCGCGTATGGCGCCGGCAGATAAAAAATTAAAATTTTTCAAATTACTCTTGCGGCCGTTTAAAGATGGTAATTTTAAAAATCTCATTATGTTTTTAGGCCCATGGAGTTTTGCTGTTAATCTGGCGGCTCCTTTTTTCACCGTTTATATGCTTAGAAGGTTACAACTGGGCATGTCGTTTATTATCGCTCTGTCTATATTGAGTCAGATAATGTATCTGGCATTTATACGAATCTGGGGCACTTTTTCCGACCGTTTCAGCAACAAATCGGTTCTTTTGGTCAGTGGCCCTTTGTTCATGTTGTGTATTCTTGCCTGGACTTTTACCACCTTGCCCGAGAAGTATGTGTTAACGATACCGTTGTTAGTAATCATACACATTTTTACGGGCATTTCCACGGCAGGGGTGAACTTGGCTGTGGGAAACATTGGACTTAAACTGGCTCCCAAGGGACAGGCGACGGCATATTTAGCTGCCAATAGTTTTGTTAATTCACTGGCAGCCGGCACGGCTCCTATTCTTGGCGGCAAGTTTGCCGACCTTTTTGCAGGATGCGAACTTTCATGGACTCTAAAGTGGACAAGCACTGGAAGAGAGCTGGTCATTCCTACACTGAGTTTACAGCAATGGGATTTCTTCTTTTTTCTGGCATTTTTAGTGGGTTTATATTCCATCCACCGGCTGGCTATGGTAAAGGAGATAGGAGAGGTTAAAGAGAATATTGTCGTCCATGAGCTTGTTGCAGAGGTAAAAAGAGGGATGCGGAATCTATCCACGGTTGGGGGTTTACGCTACATGACCCAGTTTCCATTTTTAGTTGTTAAAACCGTCTTCAAAGGGCGAAGTAAGCCGCATATATAATAAAAAAATTATGAATTAGGATTCTATTGTGGATTTTTTATCATCCCTCTCAAGTTCATACTTTTTAATCTAAAGGGTACCCCTACAATCTACTGAACACTCTCTATCAGATTAATCAGTTCTTGATATGATGTTGCTTTGCTTATGCGGCTGCGAATTTCTTTGCTGTTATAATGGCCTTTAAAATACCTCATCGCTACCTTGCCCATGAGGCCTATCTTGTTAGCAAGGCCTATATCCTTATATTTTTCTATGTAAGCAAGGTGGGCTTTGATGACCTTTTTCTTTGCAGGCAAACTTGGATTTTCAGGAGTCTCGCCGTTTTTTAAATAGTTTTCAATATTTTTGAATATCCATGGATTGCCGAGCGCGCCACGCGCGACCAGGATTCCGTTGCATCCTGTTTCATCAAGCATCTTCTTAGCCATGAATGGATTAAATATATTTCCGCTTCCGAATACAGGTATCTTTAAAGATTCTTTAACAGCCTTTATTGATTCATAATCAATATCACCTGAGTAACCCTGTAGCATCGTCCTGCCGTGTATAAAGACTATAGAGGCGCCGTTTTCCTCGCATTCTTCAGCAGTTTTAACACATTCTACGATATCCCTTTTATCAAAACCGGTTCTTAACTTAACTGTGATGGGAATTCGCAGTTTGGAAACTAATTTTTTAATGATTTTGCCAAGTAACTCTCTGTTTTTTAGCAGAGCTGCGCCAGCGCCCTTTTTTGTTACTTTTTTTACGGGACAGGCGCTGTTTATATCCAAGAAAGATAGATCAACAAGCTCTGTAAGCTTTTCGGCGGCATCAAGCATTGCGGAAGGGTCTACACCCAGCAGCTGCGCAGAAATTGGGGAATCTTTCTTAAGCGTTTTTATGGAGCTCTTATTTTTCAGGCGGTCATAAACTATAGCTTTTGAATCAAGCATCTCAAAGAAGCAGTGTTTGGCGCCTAATCTGCGGCTTATAAGCCGAAAGGCAAGGTCTGTTACTCCTGACATAGGAGCCAGATATATTTTGGGATTCATAGTGATTATTATACCATAAGCTCCAATCCTTTGATATAATAGACGAATGCTGAAATACAACATAATATTAGCGTCAAAATCAAAGAGACGCTCAAAGATACTTAAAGAATGCGGGATACCTCACGAAGTTGTTGTAAGCAACGTTCATGAGGAGATGGACCATAAAAAGGGTGCGAAGTTCAACGTCTTGCATAATGCCCGGGTCAAGGCAGAAAAAATAGCAGTCGAATATAAGGAAGGTTATGTTATCGGAGCTGATACCATTGTTTTATTTAAAAAGCGCCTTATAGGAAAACCAAACACAAGAAAAGAGGCAATATCTCTTCTCAAGTCATTCTCAGGAAAGACAGTCTTTGTCTATACAGGTCTTTGCGTAATAGACGCTAAAAGAGGCAGATCAGAAAGCGCAATTGATGTATCAAAGGTTCATGTAAAAAGACTCTCGCTCAAGAAAATAGATGAATTTGTGACTGTGGCCGGACACAACGACAAGGCGGGCGGTTTTTCAATAGAAGGGCCCGGGGCATTTATATTTGATAATATAGAAGGCTCGTTTTATAATGTACTGGGTCTGCCCATGATGAAGCTTGATGAACTTTTTGAAAAATTAGACGTAGATCTTTTAGGAGAAGGAATTGGCAAAAAATAAGAATTCCACAATGTTATACGGAAGAAACTCAGTTTTTGAGCGATTAAAGACAAATCCACAAACCATAAAAAAGATCTTTCTGCAGGATAATTTCAATGTGCCTCATATAGAAAAATTAATAGGAGAAAATTCTATTCCCTCTGAACGACTGTCTCATCAGGGACTGGAGAGGATCAAACATACTAAAGATCTTCAAGGCATAGTTGCCAGCGTAGATGAATTCAAATATGTACCTTTTGACGATTTGATGAATTCCTCTAAAGACAAGCAGTTAACATTTATATTTCTCGATAGGATAAACGATCCTCACAACTTAGGAGTCATTATTCGCACCGCCGCCTGTTTTGGCAGACTTGCTGTTATTATTCCGAAGTTTGAAGCCTGTGAAGTAAACGAGACAGTCCAACACGTGGCTTCAGGAGGAGAGAATTATGTGCCAATATCAATGGTAACGAACCTTTCCGATGCCATAATTGATGCAAAGGCTCGCGGATACTGGATACTGGGGACTGTTATAGCTGATGATTCTAAGGATATAAATAAAGTTGACTTCCCTTTTCCTCTGGGCATTGTGTTAGGATCTGAAGGGAAAGGTATTCGCCATGGTTTGCAAAAATATCTTGATATAAGGGTTCGGATTCCTATGAACGGTGCTAAACTTTCATTCAATGTCAATATAGCCTGTGCTATTCTTTGCCATGAGATATCAAAGCAAAGCGGCGGAGTGATGTATTAACTATTATAATTTGATATAATATAATTATAAGTAGAGGCGGGTATATTCTGTTGTTTATGTAGGAGGAAAAATGTTTAGGTTTATTAAAAGAGTTTCAAAAACTGCGGGGCTCGTACCCGGCGAGCTTGTTCATGTAGGAGAAAGAAAGGTAGGTAAAGTAGAAATATCGGCGCTGGATTATGATGATAAGAATTTTTACGAAAAAGAAATTACCAATATTGAGGAAACTTTCCCATTTAAAGATACGCCAACAGTTACCTGGGTTAATATCAACGGATTGCATGAATTAGATATTATTGAGAAGATTGGCAATAATTTTGAAATGCACCCCCTAACTCTTGAGGATATTGTTAATACCAGTCAACGTCCTAAATATGAAGATTTTGATAAGTATATCTTTATAGTTTTTAAAATGCTTATGTTTGATGATTTAAAGAAAGAAATAATTTCAGAGCAGGTAAGCTTAATTTTTGGTTCTAATTTTGTAATATCTTTTCAGGAGAAAGAAGGCGATGTATTTGATCCCGTTCGCCAGCGTATACGTAATGATAAGGGAAGGATCAGAAAAATGGGGGCGGATTATCTCGCTTACAGTCTTTTGGACGCTGTTGTTGATAATTATTTTTCTATTTTAGAAAGACTTGGCGAAAAAATTGAAGAGATAGAAGAAGAGTTAGTTACCAATCCTACGCCTCAAACTCTGAAGGCTATTCATAATTTAAAACGGGATACGATATTTTTAAGAAAATCCGTATGGCCTTTACGTGAAGTTACCAGTGGTCTTGAACGGAGTGAATCTAAACTTATAAAAAAGGGGACGCATATATTTTTTCGTGATGTCTATGACCATACCATTCAGGCTATAGATACCATTGAAACATTCAGGGATATGGTTTCAGGTATATTTGATATTTATTTATCCAGTGTAAGCAACCGGATGAATGAAATAATGAAAGTTTTGACGATATTTGCAGCGATATTTATTCCTTTAACATTTATAGCCGGTGTTTATGGGATGAATTTTGAATTCATGCCGGAATTGAAAATGAAATGGGGATATTTTACATTGTTGGGCTTTATGGCTGTTGTTGGCTTTGGAATGTTGTTTTATTTTAGAAGAAAAAAGTGGATGTAATAATCAGATTTAGGAATAAGCATGGAAACTCAGGATTATTATAATATTTTAGGCGTAAATAAGAGTGCCTCTCCTGCAGAGATTAAAGCAGCATACCGCAAACTAGCTCTTAAGTATCATCCCGACAGATGTCCGGAGGAAAAGAAAAAAGAATGCGAGGAGAAATTCAAAGAGGTTGCAGCCGCATATTACGCTTTGGGCGACGCAAAAAGACGCAAGGAATACGATGATTATAAAAAAGGTGATTATGTATTTAGAAGCGGGCATGGCTCCGGAGACTTTGCTTCACAAACAGGGTTTGATTTTGAAGATTTAATGAAGCATTTTCATGAGCAGGGAGGGTCACGCAGAACCCAACAGCAAAGAGGATTTAATAGATATTTCTCTTTTGATGATTTATCTGATATTTTTGAAGGAGTGAGTTCAGAGCAAGGCGATCAAGGCGGAGGCGCCTATACAACTTATCAATTCGGAGGGGGTCAGCAAAAACATGATACAGATACATACGCAAATATAAAGATTCCCCGAAATCTTGCTGTGAACGGAGGTCAGGTTAAAGTTAAATTAAGCGATGCAAGAACAATTACACTAAAAATAAATCCCGGCACAAAAAATGGCCAGAAGTTAAGGTTGAAAGGCATCGGGACAATGTGCCCTACGTGTGACCATAAGGGAGATCTAATAGTTTCTATACGTTATTCATAAACAAGAACAAGGAGGGCCTTATGAGCAGTAAAAGAAGTTTTAGTTTTGATGAAGCAAAGAAAATTGGAGAGCAGCTGGGTATAAAGTGGGATAAATTTGACGTGGAGCAGTTTCGAATGGGTATGGATGTGGAGTTAGAGCATGGTTTAGTTAGTCCGGCAACAAATGTTACCGATGATGACCCCTTAACCACAGGGAAGATTGCCCTTGCCCACTTGGAAGAATTTTCCGATTATTATACGAGATTAGAAAAGATGGAAAAAGAAGCAGATAAATTTTGGGGAAAATAAGGATAAGGAGATAGAGCAATGATTCTTGAAAAAGGTGAGAAAGTTCATATTATTGAACGCAGATATTTCCCTGATGATGTGCGAAGACATTTCTGCGGTGAAGTAATAGATTTAGCTGAACACCTTCTCAGGGTAGCAGGTAATGTTTGGGCATGGGATGCTCGGATCAATCAGTTTACAAAAAGAGAAAGTAAAAGAGAGCGTGTTTTTTGTCTGGGCGATAGGTTAACAATCAACATCCTGCCCAGAGAAGCTGACCTGGAGAATGTTATATATATCTATGATAAAAATAGAGGACATATAGCGACTGATGGTAAGTCTTTTTCACTTAATATTACTGAGTTTAGTATTATAATATAGTCGGATGAAACAAAAAATAATTTAAAAAGAGTAAAAGAAGCGATGACAGTAGTATTAGAAACCAACCAGGGAATAATCGAAATTAAGCTAATGCCGGATATAGCCCCAAAGACTTGTGAGAATTTCCTTGGGCTTATAGAACGCGGCTATTATGATGGACTTATTTTCCACCGTGTAATCAAGGGCTTTATGATTCAGGGCGGAGACCCTACCGGAACAGGTACAGGTGGCGAGTCCATTTGGGGTAAGCCATTTAAAGATGAAGTGTGTAAGGAAGTTGGGTTTGATAAGCCCGGACTTTTGGCTATGGCTAATGCCGGTCCAGGGACAAACGGCAGTCAGTTTTTTATTACAGTAGCCAAGACACCATGGCTGAATATGCACCACACTATTTTCGGTGAGGTAACATCAGGCTATGATGTTGTCGAGAAATTAGAAAACACACCCACAGGTCAGGCCAGCAAGCCAACTACTGAACAGAAGATTATCAAGGCCTACTTAAAGAAATAACTCAGAACGATTCGACTACCCTACCCCAACATCCATAGTCAGGTAGTTTTAGCCACTCCATATTTTGCCTGCCTGTTCCCTAGGTGAAAATTTCCTGCTATAATACCCCCGCTATGAAAGTATATATCAAAACATTCGGCTGCCCGTATGCGCAAGTACCGACTGATGATTCTGGAGCTTTTAAAGAAATTAAATACTTGTGAGTGAAAGGATTAGATAAATACTGACACACAAATATTACATATAGTGTAATAAAAATGTTTATTCTGGAAAAATTGTTGACATATTCGTATAAAGTGCATACACTTATTCGCAAGTAGTAACAATTTATACGGAGAACCTATGGAACAAAAAACAGAGAGAATGCTCGGCTATTTCAAAAAGCATGGTGGCATTGCGCGCTTTTCTTCAATTATAAAATCAGGATTTCATCCAGACACGCTTAGTGCACTTGAGAAAGAAGGTAAAATAGAGAAGATTGCCAGGGGACTTTACCGGATGGCTCATTATACGTTTGGATCTTATCCTGATCTTGTTAGTGCTTCTCTTCAAGCTCCAAGAGGAATCGTTTGTCTTGTGTCAGCTCTTGCTTTTCATGAAGCAACAAACGAGATACCCAGGTATGTAGATATTGCAATCCCGGAAGGGACTCGTGCCAATAGAATCAAGTATCCTCCAATACGATTTTATCGTTTTTCAATTAAAACTTGGAATGCCGGTATTGAAATACATCAAACTGAAGGGCATAAAATCAGAGTTTATAACCTTGCCAAAACGATAGCTGATTGTTTTAAGTTTCGCAATAGAATAGGTATAAATGTTGCAAGGGATGCACTTAAGACAGCGATTACCGAGAAGGACATAACTCCACAGGATATAATGGAATATGCTAAGATCTGCCGTGTGCATAAAATCATTCAGCCAATACTTGAAACAATGATATGAAAAAAGATATTAAGAATATAGAAGCTTCAATTAAAGCCCAGCTTCAGAATAAAGCAAAAGAAACGAATCGCCCATTTTCTGAAGTTCTCCAATATTATGGAATGGAAAGATTTCTTTATCGCTTTAGCCAATCCAAATATGCGGATAAATTTATTTTGAAAGGCGCACTTATGTTTACAGTGTGGCAGGTGCCAGAACGAAGGGCAACTCTTGATATAGATTTTGCGGCAAACTATGACAACCAAATAGAAGCCATTGAGAAGGTCATAAAAGACGTTTGCAAGGTATCAGTAACTCCAGATGGACTTATCTTTGATGTGTCGACAGTTAAGGGTCAGAAGATAAAAGAGGATGCGGATTATGAAGGTGTACGTGTTAAATTTAAAGGCTTTTTAGAACGATCACGTATCTCGATGCAGATTGATGCAGGTTTCGGCGATATCATCTATCCCAAGCCCAAAGTTATTGAATATCCCACTATTTTAGATTTTCCAAAGCCTAAGCTTAAAGGATATCCTGCGGAGAGTGTTGTCAGTGAGAAATTTGAGGCTATGGTAAAACTTGGCCTTCTCAATAGCCGTATGAAAGATTTCCATGATATTTGGCTTATGATGCGTCAGTTTGATTTTAATGGTTCCAAGCTTACCGAGGCACTGAAAAGAACCTTTGAACATCGTAAGACTTCACTTCCTGTGGATAGGCCGTTATTTGCCGAAGAAATTTACGATGAAAAATCCGACCGTCAGATGTTATGGAAGGCTTTTCTGATAAAAGGACAAATCAAACATGCACCGGAGAAATTGAGTGTTACGGCTAAAGCTATTGAAGAATTTCTTATTAAACCACTTGAAGCGATTAATAAAGATATTGTGTTTAACAAAAAATGGAAAGTTTCCGGACAATGGTTTACGTAGTCCAGCAACAAATGTTACCGAGTCAAGACTGGATGCGAATCTACTAAAACAGGAAAAATTAAGTGGGGTTTTTTCAGATGGATTACTTGCAATTGAGGCATACAGGAAACAGATTATTCCTCTGAGAGATGAAGAAAGAGATTTGAAAGCCAGAGTTAAAAGGTTTGAGCTAAGCCTTATCGAAAAGGAACGCTCAGAGGAATACAAGAAATTACTTGAGTCAATTGTGAATCATCTTGATACGATAGAAGCTGATTTGGACATTGCAGGCAAGAAAGGCATACTGAGACTGGTCTTTAAATCCATCAGGATTAAGAACGGCAGAATAAAGGATTTTGAACTTTACAATCCATTCAAAAGCTTATATGAGGGAGTGAATATAAAATGCCAACTCAAAGAGACAGAACAAGTTATGACAATCCCGGAAAGCGTCTCTACATACGCACTTTCGGATGTCAGATGAATAAGCATGATTCTGAGGTGGTTTTGGGACTGCTGTTGAGTCAGGGTTATAAAGCGATAGAAAGCAGGGAAAAAGCTGATGTTATCTTAGTAAACACCTGTTCTGTGAGAAAACATGCTGAAGATAAGGTATACAGCATGCTGGGAGAACTGACAAAAATCAAGAAAGATAGACCTGACTTAGTTGTTGGAGTTATGGGCTGTATGGCACAGAAGGATAAAAACGGGATTTTTAAACGCTCTTCAAATGTAGACTTTGTATGCGGTACGCATAATTTTCAGAGAATACCTAAAATGATAAAAACCGTAGTTGAACAAAAAACAAAAATAGACCTTACTGAGATGGGAAAACAGGTTTTCGTCTCCCCTACTCTGTCTTCCAGAGAAAGCAAGACTTCTGCATGGGTTTCCATAATGAAGGGCTGTGATAATTTTTGTTCATATTGCATTGTGCCATATGTGAGAGGCAGAGAAGTTTCCAGACCTTCAGAGGATATCCTTCAGGAAGTCAAAGAACTTGCTCATGCAGGGTATAAAGAATTAACGCTATTGGGACAAAACGTTAATTCATACGGCAAGGGGCTGAATGAGAATGTTGATTTCTCCGACCTGCTTGAACTAATTCACAGAATAGAGGGTATTGAATTAATAGACTTTGTAACGTCTCATCCCAAAGACATTCCCCTTAAACTGATTGATGCTGTAGCGAATCTGGAAAAAGTGAGCAGATACCTTCACTTTCCTCTACAGTCAGGTTCGGATAAGATTCTTCGTTTAATGAATAGAGGATATACTCTGTCTCATTATATGGAGATAGTTAATAAACTGAGAGAGAGGATACCTGACATTAGGCTTGGAACGGATATTATTGTGGGATTTCCGGGAGAAGATGAAGAAGATTTTAATAAAACCTATCAGGCAATGAAAGAAATAGAGTTTGCTCAGGCTTATATGTTTAAATATTCTCCGCGCGAAAGAACAGCCGCATTCAAGCTCGCAGATGATGTTCCCCAGCAAGTAAAAAAAGAAAGGCTAAATAAAATAATAGAACTTCAGAAATCTATCAGTCAGAAGAAAAAAAAGTAGTCTGTCGTCTTTACTTTCCCATACCTATTTTTTGAGCAACCTGAAAGACTTTTCCTTCTGTCATTATAGCAGGTGCAATAATGATATCCGTTAACTGCATTTCTTTTATATTTTTAGCTCCAAGATTACCCATTGAAGTTCTTAAAGCGCCTGCAAGATTTTGTGAGCCGTCATCCAAATCTGCAGGACCAACAAGTATTTGTTTCAGAGAACCTGTTGTACCTACTTTTATTCTTGTGCCTCTAGGTAAATTAGCATGAGAAGTTGCCATACCCCAGTGAAAGCCCCTGCCAGGAGCTTCCTTTGCACGTGCCAGAGCAGAGCCAATCATTACTGCGTCTGCGCCGCACGCAAACGCCTTAGCAATATCTCCCCCTAAAGACATGCCTCCATCAGTGATAATAGGAATGTATTTTCCTGTCTGCTTGTAATAAAAATCCCTTGCTGCTGCACAGTCGCATGTAGCAGTAACCTGTGGAACACCTATTCCTAATACTCCCCGCGTAGTGCATGCTGCGCCTGGTCCGATCCCAACAAGTATTCCAGCCGCTCCTGTAGCCATAAGCTCAAGAGTCATGGAATAAGTAACGCAATTACCTATTATCACAGGAATTTTCATACTCTTACAAAGTTTAGGAAAGTCAGCTGTTTTATATTCGCTGGATATATGCTTTATTGATGTAACTGTCGATTGTACAACAAACATATCTGCTCCTGCTTCTTCTGCCAGCTTTCCAAAGCGTTCCGCTTTCTGAGGAATAGATGACACTGCACACAATGCTTTTGCTTTTTTAATATCTTTTATCCTTTTAACGATTAAATCTTCTTTTATAGGTTTGTCATAAATTCCTTGAACGAGTTTCGTAGCTCCCTCAGGTGTTGCTTTTGCAATGTCCTTTAGGATTGATTCAGGATTGTCATATCTTGTCTGAATGCCTTCCAGATTCATGACAGCAAGTCCGCCGAGTCTTGACATCTCGATTGCAAGTTTTGGGTCAACAACACCATCCATTGCAGCTGCTAGGATGGGGATACTCAGTTTTATATTTCCTATCTCACAATTAATATCCACATCGTTTGGATTAATAGTTAAATTTCCCGGCACAAGCGCTATTTCATCAAATCCATAGGATCTTCGCGCT
The window above is part of the bacterium genome. Proteins encoded here:
- a CDS encoding peptidylprolyl isomerase, whose protein sequence is MTVVLETNQGIIEIKLMPDIAPKTCENFLGLIERGYYDGLIFHRVIKGFMIQGGDPTGTGTGGESIWGKPFKDEVCKEVGFDKPGLLAMANAGPGTNGSQFFITVAKTPWLNMHHTIFGEVTSGYDVVEKLENTPTGQASKPTTEQKIIKAYLKK
- a CDS encoding type IV toxin-antitoxin system AbiEi family antitoxin domain-containing protein — translated: MEQKTERMLGYFKKHGGIARFSSIIKSGFHPDTLSALEKEGKIEKIARGLYRMAHYTFGSYPDLVSASLQAPRGIVCLVSALAFHEATNEIPRYVDIAIPEGTRANRIKYPPIRFYRFSIKTWNAGIEIHQTEGHKIRVYNLAKTIADCFKFRNRIGINVARDALKTAITEKDITPQDIMEYAKICRVHKIIQPILETMI
- a CDS encoding nucleotidyl transferase AbiEii/AbiGii toxin family protein — encoded protein: MKKDIKNIEASIKAQLQNKAKETNRPFSEVLQYYGMERFLYRFSQSKYADKFILKGALMFTVWQVPERRATLDIDFAANYDNQIEAIEKVIKDVCKVSVTPDGLIFDVSTVKGQKIKEDADYEGVRVKFKGFLERSRISMQIDAGFGDIIYPKPKVIEYPTILDFPKPKLKGYPAESVVSEKFEAMVKLGLLNSRMKDFHDIWLMMRQFDFNGSKLTEALKRTFEHRKTSLPVDRPLFAEEIYDEKSDRQMLWKAFLIKGQIKHAPEKLSVTAKAIEEFLIKPLEAINKDIVFNKKWKVSGQWFT
- the miaB gene encoding tRNA (N6-isopentenyl adenosine(37)-C2)-methylthiotransferase MiaB, yielding MNKHDSEVVLGLLLSQGYKAIESREKADVILVNTCSVRKHAEDKVYSMLGELTKIKKDRPDLVVGVMGCMAQKDKNGIFKRSSNVDFVCGTHNFQRIPKMIKTVVEQKTKIDLTEMGKQVFVSPTLSSRESKTSAWVSIMKGCDNFCSYCIVPYVRGREVSRPSEDILQEVKELAHAGYKELTLLGQNVNSYGKGLNENVDFSDLLELIHRIEGIELIDFVTSHPKDIPLKLIDAVANLEKVSRYLHFPLQSGSDKILRLMNRGYTLSHYMEIVNKLRERIPDIRLGTDIIVGFPGEDEEDFNKTYQAMKEIEFAQAYMFKYSPRERTAAFKLADDVPQQVKKERLNKIIELQKSISQKKKK
- a CDS encoding GuaB3 family IMP dehydrogenase-related protein, which codes for MGMWIGRGRKARRSYGFDEIALVPGNLTINPNDVDINCEIGNIKLSIPILAAAMDGVVDPKLAIEMSRLGGLAVMNLEGIQTRYDNPESILKDIAKATPEGATKLVQGIYDKPIKEDLIVKRIKDIKKAKALCAVSSIPQKAERFGKLAEEAGADMFVVQSTVTSIKHISSEYKTADFPKLCKSMKIPVIIGNCVTYSMTLELMATGAAGILVGIGPGAACTTRGVLGIGVPQVTATCDCAAARDFYYKQTGKYIPIITDGGMSLGGDIAKAFACGADAVMIGSALARAKEAPGRGFHWGMATSHANLPRGTRIKVGTTGSLKQILVGPADLDDGSQNLAGALRTSMGNLGAKNIKEMQLTDIIIAPAIMTEGKVFQVAQKIGMGK